Proteins encoded by one window of Salmonirosea aquatica:
- a CDS encoding TolC family protein — translation MYFFETLYHLLRHPLQRWLLAGTCLFCFPVSAQQVLGLEECAELLIKNNLTFRGGQLLAESAQAQWRQAKSQQLPTLGINVSQGVNLGRSIDRFTNAYIDQLYNSSYVGARVQETVFQGFQVQNQIRQYKLLKESSLESSTAVRNEQLLLMVQAYVQVLASKALYESAQQQVATSKEQVDRVEKQVKAGVVGANGLYEIRAQLSNDTFDEVTALNNYRLARLTLFQLLNIPPDPDTQFRPLSVKADEPVALAAGELFDEAEKNFPIIRAAELRRQSFGYLVKSIKALNYPSLNASADFGAFYASTNKQLDYFAQLNATRNGSLSLGLYIPIMGRWQTRPRVELAQVQERIARNDLDQSRLLLRQGIEQIVLDVTASQDRYQAAREQAEALEASYATVASRLNAGTATIFEYSLSKANLARAQANAIRATYEYIMNRKILQYYRQGSWDGIL, via the coding sequence ATGTACTTCTTTGAAACCCTATATCATTTACTAAGACATCCCCTACAACGGTGGCTGCTGGCGGGTACCTGCCTGTTTTGTTTCCCGGTATCCGCCCAGCAGGTGCTCGGACTAGAGGAGTGCGCGGAGTTGCTGATCAAAAATAACCTGACCTTCCGCGGCGGGCAGTTGCTGGCCGAATCGGCACAGGCGCAGTGGCGACAGGCCAAGTCGCAGCAACTACCTACCCTGGGCATCAATGTCAGCCAAGGCGTGAATCTGGGCCGGAGCATCGACCGCTTCACGAATGCTTACATCGACCAACTGTACAATTCCAGCTACGTGGGAGCCCGGGTACAGGAGACTGTCTTTCAGGGATTTCAGGTGCAAAACCAGATACGTCAATACAAGCTTCTGAAGGAATCGTCGTTGGAAAGTAGCACTGCCGTGCGTAATGAGCAATTGCTGCTGATGGTGCAGGCTTATGTGCAGGTACTGGCTTCCAAAGCCCTGTACGAGTCGGCTCAGCAACAGGTAGCGACTTCCAAAGAGCAGGTAGATCGGGTAGAAAAGCAGGTAAAAGCGGGCGTGGTAGGTGCCAATGGTTTATACGAAATTCGGGCCCAGCTCAGCAATGATACCTTCGATGAGGTAACGGCCCTCAACAACTACCGCCTGGCGCGGCTCACGCTGTTCCAACTTTTGAATATCCCGCCTGACCCCGATACGCAGTTCCGTCCCCTGAGTGTCAAAGCAGACGAGCCCGTAGCGCTGGCCGCCGGCGAGCTTTTCGACGAAGCCGAAAAGAATTTCCCTATCATCCGGGCTGCCGAACTGCGGCGGCAGAGCTTTGGCTACTTGGTCAAATCCATTAAGGCGTTGAATTATCCCTCGTTGAATGCTTCGGCTGATTTTGGCGCTTTTTATGCCTCCACCAACAAGCAGCTCGACTACTTCGCGCAGCTCAACGCCACCCGCAACGGTTCGCTGAGTCTGGGGCTATATATCCCGATCATGGGCCGCTGGCAAACCCGTCCCCGCGTGGAACTGGCCCAGGTGCAGGAGCGGATCGCCCGTAATGATCTGGATCAAAGCCGACTCCTGTTACGGCAAGGCATCGAGCAGATTGTACTGGATGTGACAGCTTCGCAGGATCGTTACCAAGCCGCCCGCGAACAGGCCGAAGCCCTGGAAGCCAGCTACGCCACGGTGGCCAGCCGATTGAACGCCGGCACGGCTACGATTTTCGAATATTCGCTCTCCAAAGCCAACCTGGCCCGCGCTCAGGCCAACGCGATCAGGGCTACGTATGAGTACATTATGAACCGCAAAATCCTCCAATACTACCGGCAGGGTAGTTGGGACGGAATCCTATAA
- a CDS encoding rRNA adenine methyltransferase — translation MQFDPDNPIIRLCAEGINHEGESKEAASKLYHQAWNEATTSFEKFIAAHYLARVQPSVAEKLQWDKTALVMALQSNDESAKAAYPSLYLNIAKGYEDLNDLVNARQHYQLALSFSEQLKEDGYGKMIRAGIAAGIGRVE, via the coding sequence ATGCAGTTCGATCCTGACAATCCCATCATCCGGTTGTGCGCGGAGGGAATTAACCACGAGGGTGAAAGCAAGGAAGCTGCCTCCAAACTGTACCATCAGGCCTGGAACGAGGCTACCACTTCTTTCGAGAAGTTCATTGCCGCTCACTACCTGGCTCGCGTTCAGCCCAGTGTAGCAGAGAAGTTGCAGTGGGACAAAACCGCTTTGGTTATGGCGTTGCAATCGAATGATGAAAGTGCCAAAGCCGCCTACCCTTCCTTGTACCTCAACATTGCCAAAGGCTATGAAGATTTGAATGACCTGGTCAACGCCCGGCAGCATTATCAACTGGCCCTCTCGTTTTCTGAGCAACTTAAAGAGGATGGCTACGGGAAAATGATCCGGGCAGGTATCGCGGCGGGCATCGGCCGGGTGGAATAA
- a CDS encoding DUF3817 domain-containing protein yields the protein MLSQLISTPLGRLRIVAFLEGCSFLLLGFTMILKYKYAMPKPNYVVGMAHGVLFITYVLLVLQVAYLYKWPKLKIFWAFVASLVPFGTFYAEKNLYQK from the coding sequence ATGTTATCACAGCTCATCAGCACCCCTCTCGGCCGGCTCCGTATTGTGGCTTTTCTGGAGGGGTGCTCTTTCCTACTGCTAGGATTCACCATGATCCTCAAATACAAGTACGCCATGCCTAAGCCCAACTACGTGGTAGGTATGGCACATGGCGTGCTTTTCATAACCTATGTGCTGCTGGTTTTGCAGGTTGCCTATCTTTACAAGTGGCCCAAGCTGAAAATATTCTGGGCCTTTGTAGCATCGTTGGTACCGTTCGGGACTTTCTACGCCGAAAAAAACCTGTATCAGAAGTAA
- a CDS encoding GDSL-type esterase/lipase family protein: MKQSKPYLLLLLAFALACHKQPSYQAIGTPYTPNYSLENNKNDIEAFQKMDEAQMPAPGGIVLTGSSSFRLWKNAGQDLAPLPIINRGFGGSTTPEVIHYIDQTVLKYKPKVVVTYCENDMFVDKTKTPEQTRDSYVEFTRLVRERLPDVQMYYVSMKPSPSRWERRDEVIKANQLIKDFTKKDKNHGYIDVWPVMLKNGRPDAGIYLKDSLHMNAEGYRRWTEVIKPVLEKGYGR; encoded by the coding sequence ATGAAACAATCGAAACCCTACCTACTGCTGCTGCTGGCCTTTGCCTTGGCTTGTCATAAGCAACCTTCTTACCAAGCCATAGGTACCCCTTACACGCCCAACTATTCGCTCGAAAATAACAAAAATGATATCGAGGCCTTTCAGAAGATGGATGAGGCCCAAATGCCCGCTCCGGGCGGCATTGTACTAACGGGTAGCTCGAGTTTCAGACTGTGGAAAAATGCCGGGCAGGATCTGGCTCCTCTGCCGATCATCAACCGCGGATTCGGGGGATCTACTACACCCGAAGTCATTCATTACATTGACCAGACGGTACTCAAATACAAGCCTAAGGTGGTGGTTACCTACTGCGAGAATGATATGTTCGTGGACAAAACCAAAACCCCCGAACAGACCCGCGACTCCTACGTAGAATTTACGCGGCTGGTGCGGGAACGGCTACCGGACGTGCAGATGTACTACGTTTCCATGAAGCCCTCTCCTTCGCGCTGGGAGCGGCGCGACGAGGTGATAAAAGCCAATCAATTGATAAAGGATTTTACCAAGAAAGATAAGAACCACGGCTACATTGACGTATGGCCCGTCATGCTGAAAAATGGTCGTCCGGATGCGGGCATTTACCTGAAAGACAGCCTGCACATGAATGCCGAAGGCTACCGACGCTGGACCGAGGTAATCAAACCCGTTTTGGAAAAAGGCTATGGCCGCTGA
- a CDS encoding ABC transporter ATP-binding protein translates to MIKLQNIAKHYPAGFGKTYVLRNISLNVKEGEFVSIMGPSGSGKSTLMHILGLLEEPSEGEYLFLDEPVQKLSEKKRTELHRHHIGFVFQAYHLIDELTVYENIETPLLYKGTSSSERKSRVAELLDRFNMVAKKDLFPSQLSGGQQQLVGVARAIVHEPKVIFADEPTGNLHSEQAEEIMELFKKLNTEDKVTIIQVTHSEKNAEYGNRVIRLKDGWMS, encoded by the coding sequence ATGATCAAACTTCAAAATATCGCCAAGCATTATCCCGCCGGTTTCGGCAAGACGTATGTTCTCCGTAACATTTCCCTGAATGTCAAAGAGGGCGAGTTCGTATCAATCATGGGGCCATCGGGCTCGGGTAAGTCTACGCTGATGCATATTCTGGGGCTTCTGGAAGAGCCATCGGAAGGCGAATACCTTTTCCTGGACGAACCCGTCCAAAAACTCAGCGAGAAAAAACGCACCGAATTGCACCGCCACCACATTGGTTTTGTGTTCCAGGCCTACCACTTGATCGATGAGCTGACGGTATATGAAAACATCGAAACTCCATTGCTCTACAAAGGTACCTCTTCTTCCGAGCGCAAAAGCCGCGTGGCCGAACTCCTCGACCGCTTCAACATGGTAGCCAAGAAAGACCTTTTCCCCAGCCAACTTTCGGGCGGACAACAACAATTGGTGGGGGTGGCCCGGGCCATCGTCCACGAGCCGAAGGTAATTTTTGCCGACGAACCTACAGGCAACCTGCATTCGGAGCAGGCTGAGGAAATCATGGAGTTATTCAAAAAACTTAACACTGAAGATAAGGTGACGATTATCCAGGTGACACACTCGGAAAAAAACGCCGAATATGGCAACCGCGTGATCCGGCTGAAGGACGGCTGGATGTCGTAG
- a CDS encoding pentapeptide repeat-containing protein: MKTNRTLLAITALFLSITSWTLAQSSLDARDIIQKIDKKQEVQYSNAVIRGTLDLTELANQKRVNNAKLSTEEYKSRVEVPLTFRNCTFKGDIIAYKTLDRDGKSRSNWLGSDQILYTADFKEKVIFENCTFEGKTEFKYSEFAEMAVFNDNKFRNEANFKYADFREDARFEGSDFSRSANFKYADFRSAALFANARINDYADFKYAEFDNGASFLKTRFNGSADFKYAEFARQGDFSGADFRSNPDFKYTKGRRTM; this comes from the coding sequence ATGAAAACCAACCGTACCCTACTCGCAATCACCGCCCTTTTCCTGTCCATCACTTCCTGGACCCTTGCCCAGTCATCGCTGGACGCCCGTGACATTATTCAGAAAATCGATAAGAAACAGGAGGTACAGTACAGCAATGCCGTTATCCGCGGCACCCTGGACCTGACCGAACTAGCCAATCAGAAGCGGGTCAATAATGCAAAACTTAGCACCGAAGAATACAAAAGCCGGGTGGAGGTACCTTTGACTTTTCGGAACTGTACGTTCAAAGGCGATATCATTGCTTATAAAACGCTGGACAGAGATGGCAAAAGCCGCAGCAATTGGCTAGGCAGCGATCAGATTCTGTACACTGCCGATTTCAAGGAAAAAGTTATTTTTGAAAACTGCACTTTCGAAGGTAAAACCGAATTCAAGTACTCCGAATTTGCCGAAATGGCGGTTTTCAATGATAACAAGTTTCGTAACGAGGCCAATTTTAAGTATGCCGATTTTCGGGAAGACGCCCGCTTCGAAGGCAGTGATTTTAGCCGTTCGGCCAACTTCAAGTACGCCGATTTCCGTAGCGCTGCTCTCTTTGCCAATGCCCGGATTAACGATTATGCCGACTTTAAATACGCCGAATTTGACAATGGAGCGAGTTTTCTGAAGACCAGGTTCAATGGCTCAGCTGATTTCAAGTATGCGGAGTTTGCCAGACAAGGCGACTTTTCAGGGGCCGATTTTCGCTCCAATCCGGATTTCAAATACACCAAGGGTCGGCGCACTATGTAG
- a CDS encoding GH1 family beta-glucosidase — protein MENNHKNAAPALKSADTLTDESELSLTEPSYLTAPFTRTDFGTDFRWGTATAAYQIEGATTTHGRGPSIWDSFAKRRGKIKNGHHAEQACEHYCRYEGDLELVQQLGFGEYRFSISWSRLLPNGIGNINQEGVDFYHRIIDKCLSLNIEPWITLYHWDLPQALQNRGGWKNRAIVDWFTEYTDLCTREYGSKVKNWLILNEPMAVAALGYTTGQHAPGQRGLHNFLPVVHHLALCQAAGGRAVRRNVPDAFVGTTFSCSSIEPFTASQRDSRAARRVDALMNRLFIEPCLGLGYPTDAFPFLKKTNQYMLPGDEEKLRFDFDFVGLQNYFRVIVRHSYLRPVLWASEVKSTTRPRTAMDWEIAPEGMYAILKQFGRYPGIKQIIISENGAAFPDELREGQVHDPARIDFFSKYLQNLLRAKREGVNVKGYFVWSLLDNFEWAEGYDARFGLVHVDYATQQRTVKSSGRWFANFLRN, from the coding sequence GTGGAAAATAACCACAAAAACGCCGCTCCTGCCTTGAAATCAGCCGATACCCTGACAGATGAATCCGAACTGTCCCTTACGGAGCCTTCCTACCTTACCGCGCCTTTTACAAGAACCGACTTTGGTACTGATTTCCGTTGGGGTACCGCTACCGCCGCCTATCAGATCGAAGGAGCTACGACCACGCACGGACGCGGGCCTTCGATTTGGGATAGCTTCGCAAAGCGGCGCGGTAAAATCAAAAACGGTCACCATGCCGAACAGGCCTGCGAACATTACTGCCGTTATGAAGGAGATCTGGAGCTGGTGCAGCAACTAGGCTTCGGCGAGTACCGTTTTTCGATCTCCTGGTCGCGGCTGCTACCCAATGGAATCGGAAATATCAATCAGGAAGGTGTGGATTTTTATCATCGCATCATCGACAAGTGCCTGTCTCTGAACATTGAGCCCTGGATTACGCTGTATCATTGGGATCTGCCGCAGGCTTTGCAGAATCGAGGTGGCTGGAAAAACCGCGCAATTGTCGACTGGTTCACAGAATACACCGACCTCTGCACTCGTGAATACGGTTCGAAGGTAAAGAATTGGCTGATCCTGAACGAGCCGATGGCCGTGGCCGCCCTCGGCTATACAACCGGCCAGCACGCGCCAGGCCAGCGCGGATTACACAACTTCCTGCCCGTAGTACACCATTTGGCGCTGTGCCAGGCCGCAGGAGGGCGCGCAGTACGCCGGAATGTACCGGATGCTTTCGTAGGTACTACCTTTTCCTGCTCGTCCATTGAGCCTTTTACGGCCTCGCAACGGGATAGTCGGGCGGCCCGGCGGGTGGATGCCCTGATGAACCGGCTGTTTATCGAGCCTTGCCTGGGCCTGGGGTACCCAACGGATGCCTTTCCCTTTTTGAAAAAAACCAACCAATACATGCTCCCTGGCGACGAGGAAAAACTCCGGTTTGATTTCGATTTCGTGGGTCTGCAGAATTACTTCCGAGTGATAGTCCGGCATTCCTACCTGCGTCCGGTGCTGTGGGCTAGCGAAGTAAAATCAACCACCCGGCCCCGCACCGCCATGGATTGGGAAATTGCGCCCGAGGGCATGTATGCCATCTTGAAACAATTTGGTAGGTACCCTGGAATAAAACAAATCATCATTTCTGAAAACGGAGCTGCTTTTCCCGACGAACTCCGTGAAGGCCAGGTGCATGACCCGGCCAGGATCGATTTTTTTAGCAAGTATTTGCAGAATCTGCTCCGGGCCAAACGTGAAGGCGTGAACGTAAAGGGGTACTTTGTGTGGTCGCTGCTGGACAACTTCGAATGGGCCGAGGGCTACGACGCCCGGTTTGGATTAGTGCACGTAGATTACGCCACCCAGCAAAGGACGGTGAAAAGTTCGGGACGCTGGTTTGCTAATTTTTTGCGGAATTAG
- a CDS encoding FGGY-family carbohydrate kinase, with amino-acid sequence MKVTAVFDIGRTNKKYILFDESYRMVREIRETLPETTDEDGFPCEDVDLLTQWVQKHWEDLKKDEQYEIRAVNVSAYGASLVHLDAFDKPVAPLYSYLKPFPEASAADFYGHYGDPMRIALQTGSPPMGFLNSGLQMYWLKHSRPEVYAQVKTSLHLPQYILFLLTGRKVSDFTSLGCHTALWSLEMMDYHEWVKAEGIHKKMASLLAASSFIYRFDKNVIQSGFGIHDSSSALIPYRMAFKKPFILLSTGTWCVNFNPFANNPLTSDQLERDCLHFMTPEGSGVKASRVFMGREHDYQVGRIAQYFKLEPDFYRSIPFDARELDKDAPPFYPACMEGNGPFPDPQPSEWQISAFATPEAAYHHLLIGLTGIVATSLRLIGVDEVPTLFIDGGFAKNQIFTQLLARQFPKHEVFTTLLPYAAALGAALHVTRPQSFEFPGEIVKVEVE; translated from the coding sequence ATGAAAGTAACTGCCGTATTTGACATTGGTCGCACGAATAAAAAATATATCCTGTTCGATGAGTCCTACCGGATGGTACGGGAAATCAGAGAAACGCTCCCCGAAACTACCGATGAAGATGGCTTTCCCTGTGAAGATGTCGATCTGCTGACCCAGTGGGTACAGAAGCATTGGGAAGATCTGAAAAAAGACGAGCAGTACGAAATAAGGGCGGTCAATGTATCGGCATACGGTGCCAGCCTCGTGCATCTGGATGCCTTCGATAAGCCCGTGGCACCGCTGTATTCTTATCTGAAACCTTTTCCGGAGGCTTCAGCAGCTGATTTTTACGGCCATTACGGCGATCCCATGCGGATCGCTCTTCAAACCGGTTCGCCGCCGATGGGCTTTCTTAACTCGGGTTTGCAGATGTACTGGCTGAAGCACTCACGCCCCGAGGTGTACGCGCAGGTAAAAACCTCATTGCATTTGCCGCAGTATATTCTGTTTTTGCTGACAGGACGAAAAGTGAGCGATTTTACGTCGCTGGGCTGCCATACGGCCCTGTGGAGTCTGGAAATGATGGACTACCACGAGTGGGTAAAAGCCGAGGGAATCCATAAAAAAATGGCTTCGCTATTGGCCGCCTCTTCTTTCATTTACCGCTTTGACAAAAATGTGATTCAATCCGGCTTCGGGATACACGATAGTTCATCGGCACTCATCCCCTACCGGATGGCCTTCAAGAAACCATTCATCCTGCTTTCTACCGGTACCTGGTGCGTCAACTTCAATCCTTTCGCCAATAATCCGCTTACGTCCGACCAACTCGAACGCGATTGCCTGCACTTCATGACGCCCGAAGGCAGCGGGGTGAAAGCTTCACGGGTATTCATGGGACGCGAGCATGACTACCAGGTAGGCCGAATTGCCCAGTATTTCAAACTGGAACCGGATTTTTATCGCAGTATTCCCTTCGATGCCAGGGAACTGGACAAAGATGCCCCCCCTTTCTATCCCGCCTGCATGGAAGGAAATGGCCCCTTTCCTGACCCCCAGCCCAGCGAATGGCAGATCAGCGCCTTTGCCACTCCCGAAGCAGCTTACCATCACCTACTGATCGGGCTGACCGGCATCGTGGCTACTTCCTTGCGGTTAATCGGTGTCGATGAGGTACCTACGTTATTCATTGACGGAGGCTTTGCCAAAAACCAAATCTTCACCCAATTACTGGCGCGCCAATTCCCGAAACACGAAGTATTTACCACGCTGCTGCCCTATGCCGCCGCGCTCGGCGCAGCCCTGCACGTGACACGACCACAGTCCTTTGAGTTTCCGGGTGAAATTGTGAAAGTGGAGGTGGAGTAG
- a CDS encoding four helix bundle protein yields MEEKHYQTFEDLLVWEEGMQLCVQVYALLKDCRDYSFRDQIQRSAVSVPSNIAEGFERQTDKEFVQFLFIAKGSCAELRTQLYLAGELNFIEKKQSVVYVEKTKKLSSMLQNLIKVRRARIQ; encoded by the coding sequence ATGGAGGAGAAGCATTATCAAACTTTCGAAGATTTATTGGTTTGGGAGGAAGGAATGCAGCTTTGCGTACAGGTGTATGCGCTTCTAAAAGATTGCCGGGATTATTCATTTCGGGATCAAATCCAAAGGTCGGCCGTTTCAGTCCCCTCCAATATTGCCGAAGGTTTTGAGCGGCAGACTGACAAAGAGTTCGTGCAGTTTCTGTTTATCGCTAAGGGTTCATGCGCCGAACTTAGGACGCAGCTTTATCTGGCGGGCGAGTTAAATTTTATTGAAAAAAAGCAAAGTGTCGTGTATGTCGAAAAAACTAAAAAATTATCTTCCATGCTGCAAAATCTAATCAAAGTCAGAAGGGCTAGGATACAGTAA
- a CDS encoding ABC transporter permease: MLKNYIKIAFRNLFRNRVFSLINIIGLGLGIAAFVFILEYVSLEKSVNQFHTNIGRMYRLLEEDENGQFGSQVAPGWAPIAQERFPEITDYCRFEEGIASGIVQKAKGDVSFREENIGYVEGNFFSFFNFPLVSGKAEALKQPNTVFLSASSAQKYFSGESPLGQTLTLYNQFGKTPYTVGGVFADMTDQSDIRYDLVFSLETLRNPANLNGNDWAALDNIEDTYITTILLTKDKTDYRQLEKKLEALRNEQKIVEETGTDFRLQPVANLHLAASTNDPFPTVGNVRYVYILAGVALLILFIAWFNYVNLSTANALKRAGEVGVRKAIGATQSNLIRQFLGESLLTNFLGFGLASVLIISLQPFFQELIGKEVSLQILSETPVWAYGLGMLMAGTLLSGLYTAWVLSNFKPIETLKGKVGSNAKGIWLRKGLVVGQFAISTCLILATIVIFSQLRYMQNLDLGIKAEQMLVISGPQINKDSTFSIRKSAFANTLAQQSFVQEYGTSGSVPGRYYNFRTAGFTQPGSRPKDELKSYAFAIIGDRYLKTYGIPLVAGRNFTPEETAVEWNDNSKVLLNERAVAELGFKSPEEAIRTKVKWDERYLDVIGVVKDYHHTSVQNDIDPVFFYPQNSSSYYSIRLTPEHMSDKVASLEKLYKSSFPGNPFEYFFVDENYQKAYVTERQYGQLFSTASILAIFIACLGLFGLATFTVEARTKEIGVRKVLGASVASVVVLLSKDFLKLVGIGILIAAPVAAYFLRQWLQDFAYRIDIEWWVYAATGLVAVSIACLTVGYQSVRAGLMNPVDSLRSE, from the coding sequence ATGCTTAAGAATTACATAAAAATCGCCTTCCGCAACCTGTTTCGCAATCGTGTATTCAGCCTTATCAATATCATTGGTTTGGGGCTCGGCATTGCGGCCTTCGTATTTATTCTGGAATACGTAAGTCTGGAAAAAAGTGTAAACCAATTCCATACGAATATTGGCCGGATGTACCGATTGCTCGAAGAGGATGAAAACGGGCAATTCGGCAGTCAGGTCGCGCCCGGTTGGGCACCGATTGCGCAGGAACGATTTCCTGAAATAACCGACTACTGTCGTTTTGAGGAAGGAATCGCGTCGGGTATCGTGCAAAAAGCTAAAGGTGATGTATCATTTAGGGAAGAAAACATCGGTTATGTCGAGGGTAATTTCTTCTCATTTTTCAATTTTCCTCTGGTAAGCGGAAAAGCGGAAGCATTGAAGCAGCCCAATACCGTTTTTCTTTCCGCTTCTTCCGCTCAAAAGTATTTCTCCGGGGAGTCACCACTCGGCCAGACGCTAACGCTTTACAATCAATTTGGCAAAACACCCTATACCGTAGGTGGCGTCTTTGCGGATATGACCGATCAGTCGGATATTCGTTACGACCTGGTATTTTCCCTGGAAACTTTACGGAATCCGGCAAACCTGAATGGCAACGATTGGGCAGCCTTGGATAACATTGAAGATACCTACATTACAACTATTTTACTTACCAAAGACAAAACCGATTATCGGCAGCTCGAAAAAAAACTCGAAGCCCTGCGTAACGAACAGAAAATAGTAGAGGAAACAGGAACGGACTTTCGCCTCCAGCCCGTAGCTAACCTACACCTGGCGGCCTCGACGAACGATCCATTTCCAACGGTCGGTAATGTGAGGTACGTTTACATTCTGGCAGGCGTTGCCTTACTGATATTGTTCATTGCCTGGTTCAACTACGTTAACCTCTCCACAGCCAACGCCCTGAAACGTGCGGGGGAAGTAGGTGTCCGCAAAGCAATCGGGGCAACGCAGTCCAATCTGATCAGGCAATTTTTAGGCGAATCGCTGTTGACTAATTTCCTGGGATTCGGCCTTGCCAGTGTACTGATCATTTCGTTGCAGCCTTTTTTTCAGGAATTGATCGGAAAGGAAGTATCGCTGCAAATCCTGAGTGAAACACCCGTTTGGGCCTATGGCCTGGGAATGTTGATGGCTGGTACACTACTTTCTGGGCTATACACAGCCTGGGTACTTTCCAATTTCAAACCTATTGAAACGCTGAAAGGCAAAGTCGGTAGCAATGCCAAAGGAATTTGGTTGCGCAAAGGGCTGGTAGTGGGTCAGTTTGCCATTTCAACTTGCCTGATTCTGGCCACGATTGTCATCTTCAGTCAGTTGCGCTACATGCAAAACCTGGATTTGGGAATAAAAGCCGAGCAGATGCTGGTTATCTCCGGTCCACAAATTAACAAGGACAGTACCTTTTCGATTCGAAAAAGCGCTTTTGCCAATACATTGGCGCAGCAAAGTTTCGTACAGGAGTACGGTACCTCGGGCAGCGTTCCGGGCCGTTATTACAACTTCCGTACAGCAGGATTCACGCAGCCGGGTTCCCGGCCCAAAGATGAACTGAAGTCCTACGCATTTGCTATCATCGGCGACCGCTACTTAAAAACTTACGGCATTCCGTTGGTGGCGGGGCGGAATTTTACCCCCGAAGAAACAGCAGTCGAATGGAACGATAATTCGAAGGTACTACTCAATGAGCGAGCCGTAGCCGAGTTGGGTTTTAAGTCGCCCGAGGAAGCCATACGAACCAAAGTGAAGTGGGACGAGCGCTACCTGGATGTGATTGGCGTCGTGAAAGACTACCACCACACCAGCGTCCAGAACGACATCGACCCGGTTTTCTTTTATCCCCAGAATTCCTCCTCTTATTATAGCATCCGCCTGACGCCCGAGCACATGAGCGACAAGGTAGCTTCTCTCGAAAAGCTATATAAATCGTCTTTTCCCGGTAATCCATTTGAGTACTTCTTTGTGGATGAAAACTACCAGAAAGCCTACGTCACCGAGCGACAATACGGACAGCTTTTCTCGACGGCTTCCATTCTGGCCATTTTCATTGCCTGCCTGGGGTTATTCGGCCTGGCTACTTTTACGGTAGAAGCCCGCACTAAAGAAATCGGGGTTCGCAAGGTACTGGGAGCGTCCGTAGCCAGCGTGGTGGTACTGCTCAGTAAGGATTTCCTGAAACTTGTCGGGATCGGTATACTTATTGCTGCACCCGTAGCAGCCTACTTTCTGCGGCAATGGCTACAGGATTTCGCCTACCGCATCGACATTGAGTGGTGGGTGTACGCCGCCACCGGGTTAGTGGCCGTCTCCATTGCCTGCCTTACGGTTGGGTACCAGTCCGTGCGGGCTGGGTTAATGAATCCGGTAGATTCGTTGCGTTCGGAGTAA